GCTGGGAGGCCATGGGGCAGGAGGTGGCCTCTATGGAGGTTGGGAACATTCTTGGTGAGGCCAGATGGGACGACGGGGCCAAGGGGGTGAAGGTCAAAACGATGCTGGGGTTTTCTTCCCGGGTGGAATTCCCCCCagcagagaggatgagagatggagactTCTCTATGACCATCCAGGAGACAGTGCTGAGCgatgaggaaatgtacgagtgtATCTGGCTGGGCCGCAAGACCATCTCTACGGTCTGGCTCAAGGTTCAGGGTAAGTCTGTTTTCAGGCTTTCCCATTCAGAGCCGCATTCTGTGGTTGGTGGAGTCGACCAGCGGCCATTTTGGGTGTACCATTTGGAATGTttgattatcttaatttatgcTTATCacatcctctctcatccctcactcTTTTCTACTACTCTCCATCCATTCTCTCTGTCAGAGCCCGACCCTCCACGCTCTATCACGCTGTTCAAGGGAAGCCCGGTCACTCTGCCCTGCTACGCTGTCATCCCCAAGACCCAGCCCTCCAGCCAGATCTATGTCCAATGGCTGAAGGACGATGTGGAGATCATGACCCTTAACCCTGGCCCAGACAACAAGGGACCTAAGGAAGAagacctccgtctctctctcccacccaacAATCTGCTGGAGAACGGTGACCTGTCCTTGTTTATCTACAAGACGGCGCTCAAAGACCAGGGAGTCTATCGCTGCTTCTACAAGTCCAGGGGCTTCGAGGACCCTAAGAGTGGGATACCAGAGGGTGTCTCTCTCACCATCCTAGATCCATACACTGACTTATATAACTTAACAGGTAGGCCTACACACACCGACCTATATAACTTAACAGGTAGGCCGACACACACTGACCTATATAACtaaacaggtaggcctacacacactgacctatataactaaacaggtagacctacacacATAGATTGACATTGAGTTTGTTATTTAATTTGTG
The window above is part of the Oncorhynchus gorbuscha isolate QuinsamMale2020 ecotype Even-year linkage group LG21, OgorEven_v1.0, whole genome shotgun sequence genome. Proteins encoded here:
- the LOC124008614 gene encoding uncharacterized protein LOC124008614, whose translation is MIFLGFLVILTSVQAVSVPTFSPVYELMVGYGDNVTLPCNFSSYLGQEDEGEVRWEAMGQEVASMEVGNILGEARWDDGAKGVKVKTMLGFSSRVEFPPAERMRDGDFSMTIQETVLSDEEMYECIWLGRKTISTVWLKVQEPDPPRSITLFKGSPVTLPCYAVIPKTQPSSQIYVQWLKDDVEIMTLNPGPDNKGPKEEDLRLSLPPNNLLENGDLSLFIYKTALKDQGVYRCFYKSRGFEDPKSGIPEGVSLTILDPYTDLYNLTGTENVTSSSDFSGTSGDSETPITFFTLVTQDKEDMQVTSSEPILVQTEMTPSSPDTTFEDPEDVLAVWAKTLPLVRIGIITGVLLVTALIFFPLLALNKIPS